A window of Toxotes jaculatrix isolate fToxJac2 chromosome 11, fToxJac2.pri, whole genome shotgun sequence genomic DNA:
GGAAAAGCTGCTGAAACCGAAACGATGCgtgttctctctgctcctctcagcGTGACGTCCACATGACGTCATGTGGACGTCACGCTGACGTGTTaacccgtgtgtttctgtggggcCAGGTACGACCGCCTGCTGAGGATCCGAGCTCTGCGGTGGGAGTACGGCAGCGTGCTGCCCGCCAACGTTCGCTTCCACATGTGTGCGGAGGAGGTGAGAGCTGTTTCACTCCGGGGCTGCGGAGTCGAGGTGTCACGAGCTCGGCTTCTTCATGGACGTGATTAAAGCTGATGACTGCTGTTTTTGATCAGGCTCCTGCGGGTCAGCTGGACTCACTGGTTGTGGGTCGTGTTTTATGTGATGACCTGTGTGATGACACCTGTGTGCGTCCTCTGTCTCAGGTGCAGTGGTTCAGTCAGTATAAAAAGTCTCTGGCCTCCTTCATGCGTTCTCTGGGGGGAGGGGAAGGTCTGGACATCACTCAGGACATGAAGCCTCCAAAGAGTCTTTACATCGAGGTGAGATGCTCTGgctgtttgacctttgacctccagctGCAGTCTGACCTCAGGGCTGACACCAATCATGTCTGTGCTTTCAGGTGAGGTGTCTGAAGGACCACGGAGAGTTCGAAATCGATGATGGAACCGTGATTCTGCTGAAGAAGAACAGTCAGGTGAGAACGGGGAACGTTtccctcagtgtggatcagatTCATTCACCCTCTCACTTCACTGAGCTGCCCATCAAACCAAACGTCTCCTTCACTGAAGCTCCAGAGCCATGCAGGTCTTTGTAAAACCGCCTGTGGCCGCAGGTTCAGATTCAGGTTCAGGTCTTCTGGGTTCTGTGTGTACAAGCCCAGATGTTCCCACATGTTGCCTCAGTCTCACAGAGACGTGACGACAGTGAACATGTCACACTATGGAGGTCTGGATTCAGACTGTGGATGCACAGCATCTTCACAGGAAGTCCTCATgtcagcctctgtctctctgtcctcagcacTTCCTGCCGCGGTGGAAATGTGAGCAGCTGATTCGTCAGGGCGTCCTGGAGCATGTTGTGTCCTGAGGCCGTGTAACAGGCGAGTCATCGTGATGGCGGCTCAGCGACGCTGTGATGACGATAAGATGATGGaaaatagtttgtttttctagatgtttcagttcagtttggtCAGAATCACATGACACTGAACACGTCCTCAGGTTCAcagcatctgtctgtccatgtggTCTGAACGGAGACGAGATCGTCCACACATTGATCCAGTTCAAGGCCACTGATCGACTGATCAACTGAAAATAAGCTGCATCTGTTTTCAGATCAGCCAAAGTTAGTGAATGaaaatgaccacacacacacacacacagttctctgatcctgtctgtgctgcttcacaataaaagccagcAACAGTATTTTCATGTGACgctgatttcaaaataaagctaaCATAACGCTGACtgtgaaaatcttcatcttatTCTCCTGTGACTTCTCTTCGTGCAGCGTCGCATTAATCAGCCTCACGTGATGCAGCAGATGAAGCAGCGGATGAAAACGGTGGATCATGAAATCCTGACTCACTCAGGTCAGATCAGTGTGAGCTCTGAGACTTTGTGTTTGACATCAACAGGACAGAGTGAgataaaaacatcatttaatGTGGTTTTCATgtcacatcatcatcagtgtcagGGTAACGAGGTGAGGCTCACACAGGTGAGATTTGGTTTGTTGCAACTGAACAGGCAGAAAGTAACAGCAGAGCGGGACGTCtcactctgaggacagaaacacaaaccaggACATGATCAGGACAATGGACACCAGAACTTCATGACCCCGACGCGACcttcacaaaataaaagtcttactgtgacaataacaataaaaatatagaaattAAAGAAACATAATACCCTCATCGCTGAAATACTTCAGAGTAGTGCCGACCTGTTTAACAAACaggactgtgtgtttttgtgtgtgtgtgtgtgtgtgtgtgtgtgtgagtgagagagtgagtgagtgagtgtgtgtgtgtgtgtgtgtgtgtgtgagtgagagagtgtgtgtgtgtgtgtgtgtgtgtgtgtgtgtgagtgtgagtgagagagtgtgtgtgtgtgtgtgtgtggggtcaGACTCGTTTTCCTTCATCTGGAAACAAACGTTCAGTTTCTCTAAATCAGCTTCAGGGAGGAGAACAAACATTCACCTGTCGAACAGACGTCGTTACAGGTGAGAACAGGGATGACTCAAGCAAAATGCCACGCCCACCAGCTGGTGACCCACCTTCACCTGAGCTGAGTCATCAGTGTCTCACCTGGAGTGCAGTGTGGACAAGATAGTGTAAAGTTGGAATTTGATTTAAATCTGTTGTAAacaattttttaatttatggaaaaaaatgatatttaaagttttaattttgAGTGAAGACGTTTCACAGATGAGTCACAGAGGAGGATCAGACCCAGCTGTGCCTCGTCTTCACCTGCGATAACATGAGGAAGGTGGAGCCTTGTGTCACATTCCACTGCAGCGTGTCCCAGAAAGACAATACTTCATCTTCTGAGGCTCCATGTTCTCACGAGAACCAGGTATGAACAGGTAAATATCTGAACACCTGTGTTagaacacagaggaacagctggtgtgtgtgtgtcacctgacACACCAAACGACCTGCAGTGTGTCTGGACCTTCCTGTTCTGGAGTTGTCGGACGGTGGagctcttttattttgatggCGGCTATGCTAACAGTtcccctctgcttccagtctttgtgctaagctaggctaaccccTGAAGCTGCTTTAGTGATCTGatctcagagcagctgctgatggGACCCCGGCCCTGGGTTCATGGTCCCGCAGCTATGTGGCGAGCGACACGGAGACGATCTCTCTCAGCAGCTTGTTGAGGGCGTTGACCTTCTCCTCCAACAGGAAGTTCTTCTTCTCTGCGTGCTTCTGCCGCTGCTCAGTGACCTGCAGAGCTTTCACCAGCTGAGAGTTCTCCACGTACAGATCCTTCAGCAGCGCGCTCAGCTTCGAGTTCTTCGCCAGCTGCGGAcgacacacacaacatgtcaAACCGCAGCAGggtggccaaaagtatgtggacagctgAACATCAAAGGTGTGACTGACTCTGTGACAGTTCCACCAGGATTCAACgaaatttaatttccaagtATGAGTTTTCAATAACAGCGATTCATTCACTGGAGTAACAGCTGCAGATTCCTCCTCTCAGGAAACACAGACCCCAGACCAGCAGGAGTTTCTCTGAGACCACAGCTCGTTTGAAGACTGACCTGATCTTTGAGCTGCTGGACTTTCTCCTGCAGAACCATCTGGACCCCCCTCAGTTTGGTCTCCAGATCCTCCATCCTCTGCTGCAAGGAGGCCATCGCCTTCTCATACCGATCCtgagcacagcacacacacacacacctcatcagAAACACCTGTGTACCTGCCAATTCATTATCTAATCAGCCAATCGTGAGGCAGCACTTCATAACATCAGCCTCAGGGAGGCGCTACTGAGGCAGTGGAATCTGAATTTGAAGGCTTCTTCTGTGCTTTAAACAGAGAATGTTCAAACGCTGCCAGTGTTGACCTGTGCGTTGACCTGTGCGTTGACCTGTGCGTTGACCT
This region includes:
- the gins1 gene encoding DNA replication complex GINS protein PSF1; translation: MFCEKAIELIRELHRMSDGQLPAFNEDGLRQVLQEMEALYEQNQNDVNEAKTEGRAQLIPSIKLRHCCLLRNQRCVTAYLYDRLLRIRALRWEYGSVLPANVRFHMCAEEVQWFSQYKKSLASFMRSLGGGEGLDITQDMKPPKSLYIEVRCLKDHGEFEIDDGTVILLKKNSQHFLPRWKCEQLIRQGVLEHVVS